A genomic segment from Burkholderia plantarii encodes:
- the tssI gene encoding type VI secretion system tip protein TssI/VgrG, which produces MAHAITLSSKLGSSLLFSNLTAGEALGRLFTYRLEAISRNAAVELRALLATPMTVRLVSPQGDTRYFNGIVRDAEQRGFVNIDGVRYAVYAFTLVPKPWLATRRRDCRIYRGMTVPQIVQSVLGEIGYGDVKPSLSGSYPAREYCVQYRESDFDFISRLMEQEGIYYFFTHADGTHTMVLADALGAHASVPGFEQIPYAPPTERGKRMKASISDWHTARTVNTTRVQLDDYDYLKPKASLVATEALTDQDDAPGVDGLDGYDWSYDTVGYDQKLADGQRYAQVRADALNVPLAASHGHTDAYGLATGALFRLKDFPLAEANQEYLVIETETRLVEPDYATGGGSDDDAEPPFHCAFRAIRARQPFRAMPVTPRPRIAGLQTAVVAGDTPEDIAVDKYGRVQLTFFWSRPGKPHAANSCPVRVAQMWAGKRWGAQFIPRVGQEVVVSFLDGNPDRPLVIGSVYNADNMPPYSLPDNRTRSGVKSRSHQGGGSEDYNELRFEDRKGAEQVLIHAQKDLREESEHDHDVQVGRNYTLTAGNQIRLVTGLASITMNRSGEIAIEGTNLTINGNLNVTLSSGLAMEINSKANLNVSSIAAMEILSEADCLVQSTNLQLIGTATAVLGGAAPMIL; this is translated from the coding sequence ATGGCTCACGCAATCACGCTCAGTTCCAAGCTCGGCAGCAGCCTGCTGTTTTCGAACCTGACCGCCGGCGAGGCGCTCGGGCGGCTGTTCACGTACCGGCTCGAAGCGATCAGCCGCAACGCCGCGGTCGAACTGCGCGCGCTGCTGGCCACGCCGATGACGGTCAGGCTGGTGAGCCCGCAGGGCGATACGCGCTACTTCAACGGCATCGTGCGCGACGCCGAGCAGCGCGGCTTCGTCAACATCGACGGGGTGCGCTACGCCGTCTACGCGTTCACGCTGGTGCCGAAGCCGTGGCTCGCCACGCGGCGCCGCGACTGCCGCATCTATCGCGGCATGACGGTGCCGCAGATCGTGCAGTCGGTGCTCGGCGAGATCGGCTACGGCGACGTGAAGCCGAGCCTGAGCGGCAGCTATCCCGCGCGCGAGTATTGCGTGCAGTATCGCGAGAGCGACTTCGATTTCATCAGTCGGCTGATGGAGCAGGAAGGCATCTACTACTTCTTCACGCACGCCGACGGCACGCACACCATGGTGCTGGCCGACGCGCTCGGCGCGCACGCGAGCGTGCCCGGCTTCGAGCAGATTCCCTACGCGCCGCCCACCGAGCGCGGCAAGCGCATGAAGGCCTCGATCAGCGACTGGCACACCGCGCGCACCGTCAACACCACGCGCGTGCAACTCGACGACTACGACTACCTGAAGCCGAAGGCCTCGCTGGTGGCCACCGAGGCGTTGACCGACCAGGACGACGCGCCGGGCGTGGACGGCCTGGACGGCTACGACTGGTCCTACGACACGGTCGGCTACGACCAGAAGCTCGCCGACGGCCAGCGCTACGCGCAGGTGCGCGCCGACGCGCTGAACGTGCCGCTCGCCGCGAGCCACGGCCACACCGACGCCTACGGGCTCGCCACCGGCGCGCTGTTCCGGCTCAAGGATTTCCCGCTCGCCGAGGCGAACCAGGAATACCTCGTGATCGAGACCGAGACGCGCCTCGTCGAGCCCGACTACGCCACGGGCGGCGGCAGCGACGACGACGCGGAGCCGCCGTTCCACTGCGCGTTCCGCGCGATCCGCGCGCGCCAGCCGTTCCGCGCCATGCCGGTCACGCCGCGGCCGCGCATCGCCGGCCTGCAGACGGCCGTGGTGGCCGGCGACACGCCCGAGGACATCGCCGTCGACAAATATGGACGCGTGCAGCTGACGTTCTTCTGGAGCCGCCCCGGCAAGCCGCACGCCGCCAACTCGTGCCCGGTGCGCGTCGCGCAGATGTGGGCCGGCAAGCGCTGGGGCGCGCAGTTCATCCCGCGCGTGGGGCAGGAGGTGGTGGTGAGCTTCCTCGACGGCAATCCCGACCGCCCGCTCGTGATCGGCAGCGTCTACAACGCCGACAACATGCCGCCCTACAGCCTGCCCGACAACCGGACCCGGAGCGGCGTGAAGAGCCGCAGCCACCAGGGCGGCGGCAGCGAGGACTACAACGAGCTGCGCTTCGAGGACCGCAAGGGCGCCGAGCAGGTGCTGATCCACGCGCAGAAGGATCTGCGCGAGGAGTCCGAGCACGACCACGACGTGCAGGTGGGCCGCAACTACACGCTTACCGCCGGCAACCAGATCCGGCTCGTGACGGGGCTCGCCAGCATCACGATGAACCGCAGCGGCGAGATCGCGATCGAGGGCACCAACCTGACGATCAACGGCAACCTGAACGTGACGCTGAGTTCGGGCCTCGCGATGGAGATCAACTCGAAGGCGAACCTGAACGTCAGTTCGATCGCGGCGATGGAGATCCTGTCCGAAGCGGACTGCCTGGTGCAGTCCACCAACCTGCAACTGATCGGTACGGCCACCGCGGTGCTCGGCGGCGCGGCGCCGATGATCCTGTGA
- a CDS encoding DUF6931 family protein, whose protein sequence is MSALLDAARQMRLGAPAMARLQPAMTPHAAVSALLDAGLAADALSLLARLLPHRYAVAWVCQCASRDPHDAADQVETLAGPDRAGLALAEAWVREPDEARREAAAAFASAHRYRGIGAWAAAAAGWSGGHLNPRHERPTPPPAHLSALAAMAALNYLAARAPQRFDARRAAFVRDALGLLGIPNGGDGGLR, encoded by the coding sequence GTGAGCGCGCTGCTCGACGCCGCGCGCCAGATGCGGCTTGGCGCGCCCGCGATGGCACGGCTGCAGCCCGCGATGACGCCGCACGCGGCCGTCTCGGCGCTGCTCGACGCGGGCCTCGCGGCCGACGCGCTGAGCCTGCTCGCGCGGCTGCTGCCGCATCGCTACGCGGTGGCCTGGGTGTGCCAGTGCGCGAGCCGCGACCCGCACGATGCGGCCGATCAGGTCGAGACGCTCGCCGGACCCGACCGCGCCGGCCTCGCGCTGGCCGAGGCCTGGGTGCGCGAGCCCGACGAGGCGCGCCGCGAGGCCGCCGCCGCGTTCGCGAGCGCGCACCGCTATCGCGGCATCGGCGCGTGGGCCGCCGCCGCGGCCGGCTGGAGCGGCGGCCACCTGAACCCGCGCCACGAACGGCCCACGCCGCCGCCCGCGCATCTGAGCGCGCTGGCGGCGATGGCGGCCCTCAACTATCTGGCGGCGCGCGCGCCGCAGCGGTTCGACGCGCGGCGGGCGGCGTTCGTGCGCGACGCGCTCGGCCTGCTCGGCATTCCCAACGGTGGTGACGGAGGACTTCGATGA